One Paroedura picta isolate Pp20150507F chromosome 3, Ppicta_v3.0, whole genome shotgun sequence genomic window carries:
- the LOC143834046 gene encoding uncharacterized protein LOC143834046, producing the protein MNKGNYRSSFTQSAKFLTRKSSLISRQRMENQEKASEESECTTNLTLQQTLLTQEKPHTCSQCGKGFRRPGSLVQHQRSHAEEKPYPCSECGKSFKQSAELTSHQRIHTGEKPYTCSDCGKSFSQSSGLASHQRIHTGEKPYKCPECGKSFTCSGNLTAHRRIHTGEKPYKCSECGKSFRVKSSLIYHQRIHSGKKPYKCSECGKNFSQSAHLTAHQRIHTGEKPYSCSECGKSFSQSSYLVYHRKLHMEKKPHTCSECGKSFLLSEKQTARERIHARLKQYTCSDCEKNISVTSSFTKQKKIHKADKPYKCTECGKTFRESEKLASHQAVHAGEKPYKCSECGKSFVCSGNLTAHQRVHTGEKPYKCSECGKSFRQSVDLTSHQRIHTGEKPYMCVECGKSFRQRSHLIFHQRIHTGVKPYKCSECGKSFRDRSNFKYHQSIHTGEKPYKCSVCGKDFRQNRKLTSHQRIHTGEKPYKCSDCEKSFRQIADLTLHRRMHTGEKPYKCTDCGKSFSRKGTLTSHQRIHTGGGTNLVIA; encoded by the coding sequence ATGAATAAAGGAAACTACAGGAGCAGCTTCACTCAAAGTGCAAAATTCTTAACTCGGAAATCCAGCCTTATCTCACGTCAGAGAATGGAGAATCAGGAAAAAGCGTCAGAAGAGTCGGAGTGTACGACAAACCTGACCTTACAGCAAACTCTGCTCACACAGGAGAAACCGCACACGTGTTCACAGTGTGGAAAGGGCTTCAGAAGGCCGGGCAGCCTGGTGCAACATCAAAGAAGCCATGCCGAGGAAAAACCATATCcatgctcagagtgcggaaagagctTCAAGCAGAGTGCAGAACTTACttcccatcagagaatccacacaggagagaaaccctaCACCTgttcagactgtggaaagagcttcagccAGAGCTCAGGCCTGgcttcccatcaaagaatccacacaggggagaaaccctacaaatGCCCAGAGTGCGGAAAGAGCTTCACGTGCAGTGGAAACCTTACTGCCCATCGGAGAATCCATACAGGGgaaaagccatataaatgctcagagtgtgggaagagcttcagagtGAAATCAAGCTTGATTTACCACCAAAGAATTCACAGTGGGAAGAAACCCTataaatgctcagagtgtggaaagaactttAGTCAGAGCGCCCACCTTACTgcccatcagagaatccacacaggagagaaaccttatagctgctcagagtgtgggaagagcttcagccagaGCTCTTACCTTGTCTACCATCGAAAACTCCATATGGAGAAGAAACCACATAcatgctcagagtgcggaaagagtTTCCTGTTGAGTGAGAAACAGACAGCCCGTGAAAGAATCCATGCAAGGCTGAAACAGTACACATGTTCAGATTGCGAAAAAAACATCAGTGTGACCTCAAGTTTTACTAAGCAGAAAAAAATCCACAAAGCAGACAAACCATATAAATGCACAGAGTGTGGAAAAACGTTCAGGGAGAGTGAAAAACTTGCTTCTCATCAAGCGGTCCACGCAGGGGAGAAACCGTAtaagtgctcagagtgtggaaagagttttgtCTGCAGTGGAAATCTTACAGCCCATCAAAgagtccacacaggggagaaaccatataaatgctcagagtgcggaaagagctTTAGACAGAGTGTAGATcttacttcccatcaaagaattcacacaggagagaaaccatatatgTGCgtagagtgtgggaagagctttcgTCAGAGATCGCATCTTATTTttcatcagagaattcacacaggcgTGAAACCATAtaagtgctcagagtgtggaaaaagcttcagGGACAGGTCGAACTTTAAATATCATCAAAGTatccacacaggagaaaaaccatataaatgttcagtgtgtggaaagGACTTCAGGCAAAATCGGAAGCTCACctcccatcaaagaatccacacaggggagaagccatataaatgctcagACTGTGAGAAAAGTTTCAGGCAGATTGCAGACCTTACCTTACATCGCAGAAtgcacacaggggaaaaaccatataaatgcacggactgtgggaaaagcttcagtcgAAAGGGCACCcttacttcccatcaaagaatccacacaggagggGGAACTAACCTTGTAATTGCTTAG